The region GTACACGGCGAGCCTGACCCCCTTCAACACTTAAAACGGTCTCTCAAAGGGGTGCTCCCCAGATCCGAAATTATCATCCCGGAGTTCAAGGGGCAGTATCGTTTATGACCCGTAAAAATCTCCTCTTGCCTAGCTTGATAACGGATTCAGGCGCGTCAAAGACGACCTCTTCACTGGTTACTCTTTCGCCATCTATTTTTAAAGCACCTTGTTTTATTAAACGCCTTGCTTCTGAGGTGCTTTGGGCAAGGCCATTATCCTTTAAAAATGTAGGAAGATATATCTTTTCCCCAGCAATTATCTTCACTGCAGGTATATCGTCTGGTACCTTTTTTTTGGAAAAGGTTTCGATAAAGGCCTCCTTAGCATTGCTGGCCTCATTTTTCCCGTGAAATCTCTCAACAATTTCAAAAGCCAACTCCATCTTTACGTCTCTGGGATTTACACTGCCGTTTTCTATCTTTGTTTTAAACTCCTCTATCTCCTCTAAGGATTTTCTACTCAAGAGTTCAAAATATCTAAACATTAGATCATCAGAAATGGACATCAACTTTCCGAACATGTCTTTGGCCGGTTCAGTAATACCTACGTAATTGCCCAGGGATTTACTCATCTTATTTACGCCATCGAGACCCTCCAAAAGAGGCATCGTTATCACCACTTGGGGCTCTTGGCCATATTCTCGCTGAAGATCCCTTCCTACGAGGAGATTAAACTTTTGGTCTGTACCTCCCAACTCAACGTCAGCCTTGAGTGCTACAGAGTCATAGCCCTGTATCAATGGATAGATA is a window of Dissulfuribacter thermophilus DNA encoding:
- the tyrS gene encoding tyrosine--tRNA ligase; the protein is MDDIQRQLELIRRGAVEIIDENELVEKLKKAHKEGRGLRVKAGFDPTAPDLHLGHTVLIQKLKHFQDLGHEIYFLIGDFTGLIGDPTGKNETRPALTPEEVQENAKTYKEQIFKILDPEKTKVCFNSSWMNELKAIDLIRLAAKHTVARMLERDDFKKRFHDGRPIAIHEFIYPLIQGYDSVALKADVELGGTDQKFNLLVGRDLQREYGQEPQVVITMPLLEGLDGVNKMSKSLGNYVGITEPAKDMFGKLMSISDDLMFRYFELLSRKSLEEIEEFKTKIENGSVNPRDVKMELAFEIVERFHGKNEASNAKEAFIETFSKKKVPDDIPAVKIIAGEKIYLPTFLKDNGLAQSTSEARRLIKQGALKIDGERVTSEEVVFDAPESVIKLGKRRFLRVINDTAP